Proteins encoded by one window of Methanobacterium sp.:
- a CDS encoding thioredoxin family protein — protein MKKLIVIIGIILLALIAIYAVLSPENEETTTGQNSNLNWHTDLNSALNEAKNSNKPVFIDFYTAWCPYCKQLDETTLSDPRVKTKLAKDYVIAKIDGDKYPDVASNYMIYGYPTLLSLNSNGQEIKRFEGYIDADALLNQL, from the coding sequence ATGAAAAAACTGATAGTCATTATTGGAATTATTTTACTTGCATTAATAGCCATATACGCTGTATTAAGTCCTGAAAATGAAGAAACTACTACTGGACAAAATTCAAATTTAAACTGGCATACGGATTTAAATTCGGCCCTTAATGAAGCCAAAAATAGCAATAAACCTGTTTTTATAGATTTTTATACTGCTTGGTGCCCTTACTGTAAACAGCTTGATGAAACAACACTTTCAGATCCCAGAGTAAAGACAAAATTAGCTAAAGATTATGTTATAGCCAAGATAGATGGAGATAAATACCCGGATGTTGCATCAAATTATATGATTTATGGATATCCTACCCTACTGTCTTTAAATTCAAATGGGCAGGAAATAAAAAGGTTTGAAGGTTATATTGATGCAGATGCTTTATTAAATCAGCTTTAA